GCAGCGGGCTCTCCATGTCCCGTTTGACCTCTTCGATGGTCTGCAGCTGATCGGGCGTCTCGACGAACGGGAACGCCTCCTCAAATTCGTGCTGCCAGGGCGTGTCCTGCGAGAACGCGTAGCCCTTCGAGGCCGCGCGCGCCGAGTAGAGCTTCACGAGGCCGACTGCGATGTCCTTCGTCGCCTTGCGGGCCTTCTGCTTCGTCGCCGCCCAGTCGCTGCCGCCCATCTTCGACAGCGACGGATCTTCGCCACCGACGTATCGGGTGAGCTGCGAGAGCTGATCGGTCGGCACGAGCAGTTTGTCGCCAGGGTGACCGCGCTTCGACGGCGCATACTCGATCACGAGATATTCGCGAACCGATTTCTTGCCGCGTGTGCCGGGCACCGGCACGTCGCGCTGCTCGAGGCGGAGGAATTTGCCGACGCCGTGCTGGTCGTGCACGACGTGATCGCCGGCCTTGAGCTGCAGCGGGTCGACCACGGCGTTCGCGCGCCTGCGCGCAAGCTTCTTCGGTGCGGATGCACCGTAACCGACGGCTCGGCCGTAGAAATCCGATTCGGTGACGAGCGCGATCTTCTCTTTCGGCAGTTGAACACCCGCGGTGAGCGGCGCCTTGACGAGATAGACCACGCCGGTCTCGAGCCCCTCTGCGGGAAGTTCGTCCACGGGGCGCCCTGCCGAGCCGCGCTCGGCGAGCACCTGCTGCGCGCGCTCCACCAGGCCCTGGCCGTTCGCGGCCATCACGACGGTCCAGCCGTCCTCCACGAGCCCCACCGTGTGATCGATCGCGCCGTCCGAGTTGCCGGCGAACGAGGGAACCGGGTCGCCGTTCACATGGAACGTCCCCGCCTCGTCAACGCCGAAGGGTGAGAACGTCCACCACGGCCGCTCCCCCTTGAGGTCCCGCAGCTCCTTGACGGAAACGTAGTCCCCGCCCGAGAGGTCGATCGGCGCATCCGCGCCCGCGGTCACCGCACTCCACGCCGCCTCGAGGAACTCGTGGTTCGTCTCTCGCAGATCGGATGCGCGGCTCGCCACCCGCTCCGGTGCGAGGACCCCGATGGCCGCGTCCTCGGGCAAGTAGTCGACGATCGGCACGAGCTTCTCGACGAGCGCGGGGGCGAGCGATTCCATGCCCTCAACCGGGATGCCTTCGGCGATCTTCGAGAGCAGTCCCTCGATATTCGGGAACTCCGGCGCCATTTCCCTCGCGCGATCGCGTACCGACTCGGTGAGGAGGAGCTCGCGGCTCGGCGTCAACACCGCCTCGTCGACAGTGTCCTCATACGTGCGCTGGTCGGCCACGCCGAATGGCCGGATCTCGTCGACCGCGTCGCCGAAGAAATCGACGCGCAGTGCGTGGCCCGCATCCGGCGGAAAGACGTCGAGAATGCCACCGCGCACCGCGAATTCGCCTCGCCGGGTGACCATGTCGACGCGCTGGTACGCGAGCTCAACCAGTCGATTCGCGATCCCCGTCAGGTCGTGCCCGCGCGAGCCGGCCTTGAGCGTGATGGTTGTGGGTTCATCGAGCCCCGGCATGAGCGGCTGCAGCGCCGCTCGGACCGAGGCGAACAGCACGAACGGCCGCTCCGGGCTCGTTTCTCGACGCCAGTTCCCGAGCTCGCGCATCGCCGCGAGGCGACGCCCCGTGGTGTCGGCCGAGGGGCTGAGCCGCTCGTGCGGGAGCGTCTCCCACGCTGGAAACTCGACGATCTGCGCATCCGGGAGGAAAGCTGCGAGGTCGCTCGCGTACTGCTCGGCCTCGCGGCTCGTCGCCGTGATCGCGAGCACTATGGGCGAGTGCCCGAGGATGCTCTGACGCTCTTCAATGAGGGCCGCGATGAGCGGGGCTCGGAGGCCGTCAACGAGCGTAAAATCGGCATCCCGCCCGGCCCGTCTCGCAGCGTTCGCGAAGGTTGGAGACGTCTGAAGTGCAGCTACTAATCCGTGAAGACTCACCAGTAAAGTCTAGGCGATACGGGAGTCGGACCAGGGCGCTGGCACCGCTGCGCGTTCCGAGGCGAGCGTTACCCGAGAACCACCCATCGCGCCTGGGCCCGGAATGGACTTCGCATCCGAACAATACTAAGAACTCTTAAGCATCAGTCAATAACGGCTGCTCATTGGACATCATTACGGCGCAAACGTAGCGTGGCGAGAGCTGGCGCCATGACCGCCCCAACGATGTCGGCTCGTCACGAATGGAGACCACTGTGTCACTGGAAGACCTCAACAGCAGCTTCGAAGCACTTCGACTCGAGATCGGTGCAGACCGCGTCGTTGCCGTGATGGATCGGCCGCAGTCGCGGAACGCGATCGATCAGCAGATGATCGACGAGTTCCACGCCCTGTGCGAGCACCTCGAGCGCGAACCGCGCATCCTCATCATCACCGGCACCGAAGTGGTCACCCCCGCGAAGGACGGCGGCGAGGAGAAGCGCCGCGGGATTTTCGCGTCCGGCGCCGACATCGGCCAGCTTCGCGAGCGTCGCCGCGAGGATGCGCTTCGCGGCGTCAACTCGAACGCGTTCGACCGCATCCATCGCCTCCCGATGCCCGTCATCGCGGCAATCGACGGCTTCGCCCTGGGCGGCGGCGCGGAACTCGCCTACGCCGCGGATTTCCGCATCGCGACGCCGAGCCTGAAAATGGGTCAGCCCGAGGCCGGGCTCGGCATCACCGCGGCCGCTGGCGCTCAGTGGCGACTCAAGGAGCTCGTCGGCGAACCAATCGCGCTCGACCTGCTGCTCACCGGCCGCATCCTCGACGCCGAAGAGGCCCTCCGCCTCAACCTCGTCACCGAGCTGCACGAGCCCACCGAACTGCTCGGAGCGGCCCACGCCCTCGCCGATCGCATCGCGGCGCAGGACCCCCTCGCGATTCGGCTCTCGAAGCGCGTTTTCCACATGCCCCGCGAGGCGCACCCTGCCATCGACGACATTGCCCAGGCGATCACGTTCGAGTCGCAGGCGAAGTTCGACCGGATGCAGGCCTTCCTTGACCGTTCAAAGTCGCGGTCCAAGGGCGACAAGTAGTCAGCACAACCTCAGGAGAGAAATTCGATGACAACCACTGAATCGGCCGGAGCCGGATTCGTTCCCGACAACGTTGGCGTGCTTGGCGGAGGGCGTATGGGCGCGGGTATCGCGCACGCGTTCCTCATCTCGGGCGCCACCGTCACGATCGTCGAGCGCGACGAGGCCGCAGCTGATGCCGCGCGCGAGCGGGTCGAGCGCGACATTGAGGCGTCGCTGAAGCGCGGCGTAATCACCGGCGAGGCCGAGGAGTGGCACGCGAAGCTCATCGTCACGACCGACCAGGCGGCATTCGCCGGTTCGGACCTCGTGGTCGAGGCAGTCCCCGAGAACCTCGATCTCAAGATCTCCTCCCTCACCTCGGTCGAGTCGCACCTGCGCGAGGATGCGTGGCTCGCGTCGAACACCTCGTCGCTGTCGATCGACAAGATCGCCGAGAGCCTGAAACGCCCCGAGCGCTTCTGCGGCCTGCACTTCTTCAACCCGGTGCCCGCGTCCAAGCTCGTCGAGGTCGTCATCGGCGCCCAGACCGGCGAGGAACTTCGCGAGCTGTCGGCCCAGTGGGTCGCCGGCCTCGGGAAGACCCCGGTGGTCGTCAAGGACGCGCCGGGCTTCGCATCCTCGCGCCTCGGCGTCGCGATCGCGCTCGAGGCGATCCGCATGGTCGAAGAGGGTGTCGCAAGCCCCCAGGACATCGACAACGCCATGGTGCTCGGCTACAAGCACCCCGTCGGCCCGCTCGCGCTAACCGACATCGTCGGCCTGGATGTGCGCCTCGGCATCGCGGAGTACCTCGAGTCCCAGCTCGGGCCCCGCTTTGCGCCGCCGCAGCTCATGCGCGACATGGTCGCGCGCGGCGAGCTCGGCCGGAAGACCGGCAAGGGTTTCTACGACTACTCGACTGAGCAGTAGCCCGCTCGAGCGATGCCGCGCGCTGCGTGTGCCCCGGTTCGGCTGCCCGTTGCCGCTACGCGATTTCGGCGGAGTCGAGCAGCACCGTGAACGGCCCGTCGTTCACCGAGGCGACGCGCATCATCGCGCCAAAGACGCCAGACTCGACGTGCAGACCGTAGCCTTCGAGCATCCCTTGCAGCCGATCAATCAGTGGCTCGGCGACTGCGCCAGATGCAGCGGCAGACCATGACGGCCGCCGACCCTTTCGCGCATCCCCGTAGAGCGTGAACTGACTCACCAACAACACCGGCGCGTTGAGATCAGTCGCGCTCTTCTCATCCTCAAGGATGCGCAAGCCGGCGATCTTGCGGGCGATCTTCTCGCATTCACGCTCGTCGTCGGTATGCGTCACGCCGATGAGCGCGAGGAGCCCGGAACGTGGGAGCTCGCCAACGATTTCACCGTCGACCTCCACCGAAGCCGACGAACAGCGAGTAACTACCGCTTTCATGCAACCGCCCCTAGCAAACCATCGGAGCCAGAGAAAAACGCCATAACAAGGCCATCACCGCGAACGCCCTAGCGAACCTTCGAGTGCACGACCTGCTGCGCGTCGACCAGGCCGCGCTCGGCAATGAGCTCGACGGCATCGGCGGCTTCCTGAACGAGCACGCCAACGGTGTCTCGCTGCGTGCTGTCGAAGGGCTTCAAGACGTAGTCGGCCGGGTCCTGACGACCAGGTGGGCGCCCGATGCCGACGCGCACCCGCAGATAGTCGGGGCCGAGCGCCGAAGAAATATCGCGCAGCCCGTTGTGGCCGCCATGGCCACCGCCGCGCTTGAGCTTAATGGTGTCGAACGGCAGGTCGAGTTCGTCGTGGATGACGATAACGCGATCGTTCGGCACCGAGTAATACTTGGCGAGCTGCGAAACCGGCCCGCCCGAAGTATTCATGTACCCGTGCGATTTCGCCAGCACGAGCTTCGGGCCGCCCGGAACCGGGCGACCCTCCACCACGCTGGCGTTTGCTCGCGGGTGGCGGCGGAATGACTCCCCCAACCGACCAGCGAGCTCGTCAACCACCATGTGGCCGACGTTGTGGCGGGTGGCTCGATAGCGGTCTCCGGGATTCCCGAGACCGACTGCGAGCCACACATCCGTTGCCATACCTGAAGAAGACTACTCTGCGTCCGCAGCTGCGTCTTCGCCCTCGGCAGCCTCGCCGGCCTCTTCCTCAACCTCTTCCTGCGGCTCCTGGATCGAGAGAAGGACGATGTCGACCTCGGCGTCCGGCAGGGTCGAGCCAGCAGGCAGCTTCACGTCCTGGATCGCGAGCGACGAGCCAGCAACGAGACCCTCAACCGAAACCTCGATGAACTCGGGGATCGAGGTTGCGTCTGCGAGGACGGCGATGGTGGTGGCGTCCTGCACAACGATGGTTCCGGGGTAAGGCTCGCCCACAACGTGAACCGGAACCTCAACCTCAACCTGCTCGCCCTTCTTCACGAGGAGGAGGTCGACGTGCTCGATGATCTGGCGAACCGGGTCACGCTGGACGTCCTTCACGAGCGAGAGCTCCTTGGTTCCCTCGATGTTGAGCTCGATCAGCGCGTTGGCGCGACGGAGCAGAAGCATCGTCTCGTGGCCGGGGAGGATGATGTGCTGCGGGTCGGTGCCGTGACCGTAGAGCACTGCGGGGATCTGGTCGTTCGCGCGGATCTTGCGAGCCGCACCCTTGCCGAACGAGGTGCGAACCTGTGCGTCGAGCTTGTTCTCAACAGCAGCCATGATGGTGTCCTTTCAATGGGATGAGTTCCCGTGTGAGTTGCGGCGCAACGCACGCGAACGCGTGGATGCGCCAGTTGAAAGGCTCCACTCGACCGCGTCGATAACGGATGCGGTGCATCCCTCGCCGAAGTACAGCTACCTATCTTACATGCCTCGGGAGGATGCGCGAAGCGCCTTCCGTGCGCCCGCTCCCCTCGCGAAATGTGCGCCGATTCCAGCGCCAATCATGAGCAAGGAAAGAGGGAAGAGAACGGGAAGCGCAAAGCTGAGGAAGTTACCCATAGCATTCAAGTTCGAGAACCAGGGAATCGTCGCGCCCGCCATGCTGAACAGGAACAGGAGCAGCCCCATAATCGTCATCCCCAACCCTGACAGCGACAGGGTGAGACCGGCGATGAGCGCCAACACACCGATGACGATCGGCACGACGTTGACCCTGAGCAGGAGGGGCAGATCGACTATCGTCGCGACCCAGCTGTAGACCACAGACTCGCCCCGCGCCGAGACTGAGTAGTCCCACAGCAACACCACGATCCCGACCGCGAAGACGAGATTCAAGATGAGCGAGCCAAGTCGCGCACCCGCCGATGGTGACTTCTGTACGTAGGCCGGCTGTTCCTGGTACACCGGCAGCGGCTCATACGTGGGTTTTCGATGCGCGGATTGTTGCGGTTGCTGCTGGTACGCCGGCTGCTGATACTGCGTCGTCGGAGCTTCCTGCTGCCGCGACGCCTTGTCGCGCGAAGGGCGGTCGCCCGCGGGCTGGTCGGCCGCCGGATGCTCGGCCACGGGGTATGCACGAGTGGGTTCATCGCTGCTCGACACGGTCTGTTCGTAGCCGGGCGTCGGCGTGAAGGCTCGGGTCTTCGTATCGTCGGCGGACGAACTGGAGTAGCTGCCTGCGCCATACGCGTAACCACCGCTCGACGTTCGGCCGCTTCGGCTGCCGTGGTCCTGGTCCTGCTCGGACGAAGTGACGGGCATCGCCCGCGTGCGGTCATTTTGTTGCGGGAGCTCGAGCTCATCGGTGGGAGCCTCGCCGCCGCTCGCCTGCGTCCAGTCGAATTTTGCAGTCTTCTCAGAGTCGAAATCTCCACCCGTATGACTCATGTTCATGCCTCCTCAACTCGACTGCTCCTAGACTGAGACCTTATGTGGCCAGGCTAACCCCAGCTGCCGACATCAACCGGATAATTGCACCCATTGGACTACCGAAAGGCCAAGAATGACATCCACCGATTCTGTGCAGAGTAACGAAGCCACCGCCAATATCGGTGTCGTCGGCCTCGCCGTCATGGGCGCGAACCTTGCACGCAATCTGGCCTCCCGCGAGGGGAACACCGTCGCCGTCTACAACCGCTCCCCCGAGCGCACGCACACGCTCGTCACCGAGCATCCGGAAGCGGGTTTCGTCCCGTCCGAAACCATCGCGAACTTCGCCGCATCCCTCCAGCGCCCCCGCACCGCGATCATCATGGTGCAGGCGGGCAAGGGCACCGATGCCGTAATCGACCAGCTCACCGAGGTCTTCGAGCCCGGCGACATCATTGTTGACGGCGGCAACGCTCTGTTCACCGACACGATCCGCCGCGAGGCCGCGGTTCGAGCCCTCGGCATCCACTTCGTCGGCGCTGGCATCTCCGGCGGGGAGGAGGGCGCCCTCAATGGCCCCTCGATCATGCCCGGCGGTACCGTGGAATCCTACGAGACCCTCGGCCCCATCCTCGAGTCGATCGCGGCTCGGGCTCCCGAGGACGGCACTCCCTGCGTCACGCATATCGGCACCGACGGCGCGGGCCACTTCGTCAAGATGGTGCACAACGGCATCGAATACGCCGACATGCAGCTGATCGGCGAGGCCTACGACCTCCTGCGCCGCGTCGGCGGCCTCTCCCCCGCGCAGATCGCCGATGTCTTCACCGAGTGGAACGAGGGCGAGCTCGAGTCATACCTCATCGAGATCACCGCGGAGGTGCTCCGCCAGGTGGATGCGAAGACCGGCGAGCCGCTCGTCGACGTCATCCTCGACCGGGCGGGCATGAAGGGGACCGGCACCTGGACGGTGCAGAACGCGCTCTCCCTCGGCATCCCTGTCTCGGGCATCGCGGAGGCGGTCTTCGCGCGCGGCGTTTCCGGACGCACCGCGCAGCGCGAGGCGGTTCGCCCGACCATCACGTCCCGTCCCGAGCCGGTCGCGATCGATGACGACTTCGTCGAGGACGTCCGCCGGGCGCTGTACTCGTCGAAGGTCATCGCCTACGCTCAGGGCTTCGACCTCATCCTGGCCGGTGCCGAGGAGTACAACTGGGACATCAACCCGGGCGCCGTCGCAAAGATCTGGCGCGCGGGCTGCATCATCCGCGCCCGTTTCCTCAACCGCATCGCGGAGGCGTACGACCGCAACCCTGAGCTGCAGTCGCTCATTGCTGACCCGTACTTCGCTGGCGAGGTAGCCGAGGGTGACGCGGCCTGGCGCCGCGTCGTCGCCGTCGCAGCTCAGTCCGGCGTGCCGGCACCTGCATTCGGCGCGACGCTCTCCTACTACGACTCGCTCGCGAGCGACCGCCTCCCCGCGGCGCTCATCCAGGGGCAGCGCGACTTCTTCGGCGCGCACACCTATGGTCGCATCGATCGCCCGGGCGTCTTCCACACCAACTGGTCGGGTGACCGAAACGAGGTCGAGCTGTGACGAGCCCGTCCGACGACACCATCGAGCTCGCCAATCGGCTGTTTGATTACGCGCGCCAGGGGCGCACGGAAGAACTCGCCGCGTACCTCGACGCGGGCGCACCCGTCAACATGCGCAACGCATCCGGCGACACGTTCCTGACCCTCGCGGCATACCACGAGGCGCCCGCGACCGTGCAGATGCTCATCGAGCGCGGCATTGACATCGAGGCGGCGAATGATCGCGGCCAGCGCGCCCTGACATGCGCCGTGTTCAAGCAGGATGCGGAGAGCACGCGAGTGCTTTTGGTCGCGGGCGCGGATCCGGATGCTGGCCAGCCCTCCGCACGCGGGACCGCCGAGGTCTTCGGCTGGCCCGCGTTCGCCGAGATCCTCGCCTCGGTCTCCGCTGGCAACGAATCGACGTAGCGGCGGAAACGGAGCCTGTCGCGGAGTGAACCGCACAGCTCACAGCCCATCACCAGGCCAATACACGGAAGAGAAAGCAAACCGCTCATGACAGCAACGCGCGCACCCGAGCGACTGGGATTCATCCACCTCGTGCCCACCTCGCGGAATAACCCGCGCCAGGGTCTCGAGGACGCCATCGAGCTCTTCAAGTTCGCCGAGGAGCTCGGCCTCGACAGCGGTTGGATTCGCACCCGCCACATGCAGTACGGCCTCGCGTCGCCGGCGGTCCTCCAGGGCGCGCTCGCGCAGCACACCGAGCGCATCCGCCTCGGCAACGCCGTGATCCCGGTCGGCTACGAGAATCCGTTCCGCCTCGCCGAAGACCTCGCGACGGCCGACCTCCTGGCGGGCGGTCGGCTCGAACCGGGACTGAGCGTGCATGGGCCGCGCTACCCGAGCGACGAGCTGAACGACCTCGTGTACGACTCGGGCTGGCGCGAGGAAGACTACACGTACGGCCGCATTGAGCGGCTGCGCTCGTTCCTGCGCGGAGACCAGGTGCGCGAGAAGCCGCCGTACATCGGGTTCGGCGGCGACGTCGACTCAGAACGCGTCGAGCCCCACAGCCCGGGGCTGCACGAGCGCCTCTGGTACGGCGGCGGCTCGTTGCGCTCGGCCGAGTGGGCGGGTGCAAATCGCTTCAATTGGCTGATGAGCAATATCTCGTCGACCGAGAACGGCGTGCGTGAGTTCGGGCTCGCCCAGAAGCAACAGATCGACACGTATCACGCCGCGGCACCCGAGGGATACGCGGGGCGCGTCTCGGTCGCGCGCGTCATCGTGCCGACGGACGGCGCGACCGATCACCAGATCGCCCGCTACCGTGAGTACGTCGAGGGGCGCACGCCCCGCACGAAGCGCATCCACGGCGAGAACACGATCATCGCGATGGACGTACTCGGCTCGATGGACGAGATCCTCGAGTTCATCGCGGCGGATGCTGCGTTCCAGTCCGGCGACGACTACCTCTTCGAGCTGCCCTTCGAGCTCGAGCTGGATGAGTGGAAGCAGATGCTGACGCAGCTCGCGACGCGCATCGGCCCGGCCCTCGGCTGGGAGCCCGGCAAGGCGTAGCCGCGCGCGACTCCTCCAACGCCAAGTAGCGCCGTACGAGGCAACGCAAATCGGTCGCTCCCTGCATCCCAACGAAGGTTGGATTGCAGGGAGCGACCGATTTAGCGGGGTGGGTTTAGGCTGCGCCGTCGAACATCGAGGTCACGGAGCCGTCTTCGAAGACCTCGTGAATGGCGCGCGCGAGCAGCGGCGCGATCGAGAGCACCGTGAGCGTCTCGAAGCGCTTCTCCGCCGGCACGGGCAGCGTGTCGGTGACGACGACCTCGTCGATCGCGTCACAGTGGAGTCGTTCCTTGGCAGGTCCCGAGAACACGGCGTGGGTCGCGGCGACGATCACCTTGGATGCGCCGCTCGCCTTGAGCGCCTCGGCCGCCTTCTGGATGGTCCCACCGGTGTCGATGAGGTCATCCACCATGAGGCACGTGCGGCCCTCGACGCTACCAACGATCTCGTGCACCGAGACCTGATTGGCGACCTTCGGGTCACGACGCTTGTGGATGATCGCGAGCGGCGAGCCGAGTTGGTCCGACCAGCGGTCGGCGACGCGGACGCGACCCATGTCGGGCGAGACAACCGTGAGGTTCGGGTCGTCGCCGACCTTCTCCTTGAAGTAGTTCATGAGCACAGGCATCGCGAACAGGTGGTCGACGGGGCCGTCGAAGAAGCCCTGAATCTGCGAAGCGTGCAGGTCAACCGACATGATGCGGTCGGCACCAGCGACCTTGAACAGGTCTGCCATGAGGCGTGCCGAGATGGGCTCGCGGCCGCGACCCTTCTTGTCCTGGCGCGCGTAGGGGTAGCACGGCATCACGACGGTGATGCGCTTGGCCGAGGCTCGCTTGAGCGCGTCGACCATGATGAGCTGCTCCATGATCCACTCGTTGATGCCGTCGGTGTGCGACTGCAACACGAAGGCATCCGCACCGCGAACCGACTCGCTGTACCGGGCGTACAGTTCCCCGTTCGCGAAGGTACGAGTCTCGGTCTCCAGCACCTCGGTGCCGAGGTGCTCCGCGACATCTGCAGCCAGCTGCGGATGCGCGCGCCCCGATACAAGAACCATTCGCTTTTCACCGGGGTGAGAAATTCCAGACACCTAGAACCGCCTTTTTGCTGATCGCGTCTTGAGAGAAGGGAGGGAAGAATAATTCACGAAAAATTCAGATTCCAGCGTACTCTTACTCGCCGGTCGCGGCCGACTCTTCGGCCGTTTTGTCCTCGGCCGGCAGGGATGCGCCAGCAGCCTCAGCGGCCTCGGCGGCGGGAGTGCCGGGACGGTTCTTGAGCGTCCAGCCTTCGATGTTGCGTTGCGGCGCGACGTTCAGTGCGAGCGCACCGGCGGGCACATCCTTGCGGATCGAGGTGCCGGCACCCGAGTAGACGCCGTCGCCGATCGTGACCGGGGCGACCAGCACGTTGTCGGAGCCGATCTTGGCCCAGCGGCCCACAACGGTACGGTGCTTGTTCTGGCCGTCGTAGTTCGCCGTGATCGTGCCGGCACCGAGGTTGGTGCCGTCGCCGATCTCCGCGTCTCCGACATAGGCGAGGTGCGGGACCTTCGCGCCCTTTCCGAGCGTCGAGTTCTTCGTCTCCACGAACGTGCCGACCTTTCCGCCCTCGCCAATTACCGAGTTCGGGCGGAGGTAACTCCACGGGCCGATCGTCGCGTTCGCGCCGATCACCGAGAGCGTCGCGTCGGTGCGCTTGACGGTCGCGCCCTGGCCGACCTCGCAGTCGACGAGCGTCGTGTCGGGCCCGATCACCGCATCCTCGGCGATCGTCGTGGCGCCACGAAGCTGGGTGCCCGGAAGGATCTCGACATCCTGGCCGATCGTGACGTCGGCATCGATGATCGTGGTGTCGGGGTCGACAATCGTCACGCCGTCCCTCATCCACTGAATCAGAATGCGGCGGTTGTACTCGCGGGCGGTCGCGCCGAGCTGCGCGCGGTCATTGATGCCCTGCACAAGCCACGGGTCGGTCACGCCGATTGCCTCGATGCGGCCGCCGTCGCGTTTGATGACCTCGGCAGTGTCGGTGAGATACTTCTCGCCCTGCGCGTTCGCCTGCTCGATCTGCGCGAGCGCCGTGCGGCACGCGCGTACCGAGAAGGCGTACACGCCCGCGTTGATCTCGTTAATGAGTCGCTGGTCATCGGTGGCGTCCTTGTGCTCGACGATCGAGTCAAACGAGCCGGATGCGCCACGCACGATTCGGCCGAAGCCGGTCGGGTCGTCGTAGAACGCGCTGAGCAGCGTCAGGTCATCCTGCTGCTCGCGGTGCGTGTCGATGAGGCGACGGAGCGTCACCGAGTCGAGCAGCGGCACGTCTCCGGAGAGTACGACAACGTCGCCGTCGAA
This DNA window, taken from Gulosibacter molinativorax, encodes the following:
- a CDS encoding ankyrin repeat domain-containing protein; translation: MTSPSDDTIELANRLFDYARQGRTEELAAYLDAGAPVNMRNASGDTFLTLAAYHEAPATVQMLIERGIDIEAANDRGQRALTCAVFKQDAESTRVLLVAGADPDAGQPSARGTAEVFGWPAFAEILASVSAGNEST
- a CDS encoding LLM class flavin-dependent oxidoreductase; translated protein: MTATRAPERLGFIHLVPTSRNNPRQGLEDAIELFKFAEELGLDSGWIRTRHMQYGLASPAVLQGALAQHTERIRLGNAVIPVGYENPFRLAEDLATADLLAGGRLEPGLSVHGPRYPSDELNDLVYDSGWREEDYTYGRIERLRSFLRGDQVREKPPYIGFGGDVDSERVEPHSPGLHERLWYGGGSLRSAEWAGANRFNWLMSNISSTENGVREFGLAQKQQIDTYHAAAPEGYAGRVSVARVIVPTDGATDHQIARYREYVEGRTPRTKRIHGENTIIAMDVLGSMDEILEFIAADAAFQSGDDYLFELPFELELDEWKQMLTQLATRIGPALGWEPGKA
- a CDS encoding ribose-phosphate diphosphokinase, giving the protein MVLVSGRAHPQLAADVAEHLGTEVLETETRTFANGELYARYSESVRGADAFVLQSHTDGINEWIMEQLIMVDALKRASAKRITVVMPCYPYARQDKKGRGREPISARLMADLFKVAGADRIMSVDLHASQIQGFFDGPVDHLFAMPVLMNYFKEKVGDDPNLTVVSPDMGRVRVADRWSDQLGSPLAIIHKRRDPKVANQVSVHEIVGSVEGRTCLMVDDLIDTGGTIQKAAEALKASGASKVIVAATHAVFSGPAKERLHCDAIDEVVVTDTLPVPAEKRFETLTVLSIAPLLARAIHEVFEDGSVTSMFDGAA
- the glmU gene encoding bifunctional UDP-N-acetylglucosamine diphosphorylase/glucosamine-1-phosphate N-acetyltransferase GlmU yields the protein MNDSNLAIIILAAGQGTRMKSKTPKVLHSLGGIPLIGHVLRTAAALDPTHTVAVVRHERTKVVDAISSLAPDVLIADQDDVPGTGRAVEVGLDALPGDFDGDVVVLSGDVPLLDSVTLRRLIDTHREQQDDLTLLSAFYDDPTGFGRIVRGASGSFDSIVEHKDATDDQRLINEINAGVYAFSVRACRTALAQIEQANAQGEKYLTDTAEVIKRDGGRIEAIGVTDPWLVQGINDRAQLGATAREYNRRILIQWMRDGVTIVDPDTTIIDADVTIGQDVEILPGTQLRGATTIAEDAVIGPDTTLVDCEVGQGATVKRTDATLSVIGANATIGPWSYLRPNSVIGEGGKVGTFVETKNSTLGKGAKVPHLAYVGDAEIGDGTNLGAGTITANYDGQNKHRTVVGRWAKIGSDNVLVAPVTIGDGVYSGAGTSIRKDVPAGALALNVAPQRNIEGWTLKNRPGTPAAEAAEAAGASLPAEDKTAEESAATGE